From one Ignavibacteria bacterium genomic stretch:
- a CDS encoding aspartate 1-decarboxylase, with protein MQRIMFKSKLHRARVTQANLYYEGSLTIDPDLMEAADILAYEKVSVLNINNGERFDTYVIPGTRGSRDICVNGAAARKAHVNDAVIILTYTPVSSEEAHDWKPTVVLLDGTNTIVSISHSVEPYTIAGQHS; from the coding sequence ATGCAACGTATCATGTTTAAAAGCAAGCTCCATCGGGCACGGGTTACGCAGGCGAACCTGTATTATGAAGGGAGCCTTACGATTGACCCCGACCTTATGGAAGCGGCCGATATCTTGGCCTACGAGAAAGTCAGCGTTTTAAATATCAACAACGGTGAGCGGTTCGATACCTACGTGATTCCAGGTACGCGCGGTTCGCGTGATATCTGCGTGAATGGCGCCGCAGCGCGTAAGGCACATGTTAACGATGCGGTGATTATCCTTACCTATACTCCTGTTAGTAGCGAAGAAGCTCATGACTGGAAGCCCACGGTGGTGCTGCTGGATGGTACCAATACCATCGTTAGCATTAGCCACTCGGTAGAGCCGTACACTATCGCAGGTCAGCATTCCTGA